A portion of the Tachysurus fulvidraco isolate hzauxx_2018 chromosome 8, HZAU_PFXX_2.0, whole genome shotgun sequence genome contains these proteins:
- the pald1a gene encoding paladin isoform X1 has product MGTTASAAPPPACEVFHSNTMMDSRQPLSPAPFIHKNRAKSIITNKVAPVVITLNCKQEFQIHDDVIKTNYKVGCISDNMPEHFLVQGSYFMVLDVFSKADVLNTTVTCGAPNFRQVREGYPVFGMGQPSLGGFKQVLYTLQSRGHEEVIVFCVREEPVVFLCVEDDFVPYTPRKKENLHENLQGLSKNIHVENLELNIRKELHDFARLNENTFYVYNNVEHFKDEPQRILITCEEDIHVTEEVYKRPIFTLPSYRYHRLPLPVEGAPLEEQFDAFVNVLKETPSLCVNVGGACPPPALLFSCQVGVGRTNVAMILGTLVVQRVMGDTESSPSTHTLDEEKSNPEAKVHFRVIDALIRKLPKGQQVVDEVDRAVSLCSEMHNIKDAIHENKKKLEAIAEDYQTQGNSTKLYFLQRLIQSLELYFYLILFNAYLHEQYPLAFSRSFSQWLCANAWVYRLLSCLNQSELSAPADLITKGARVLVADEFLAPDVLLTVKEMKVANFRRVSKMPIYGMAQPTAEAVGVVLSYLADERRRYSVVLWVCVQDELVLECNGQIFCPREPTCPEQNISVYRASAQEIEELECSLKEEVLGSQKWLEVILEKEKQMKMFKGCRTLQEIFSTHKQTHEGLQYTRIPLPECAAPREEDFDRLLDVMKSVLAEDSHAAFVFNCSSGGGRSTTAMTIATLTLWHFNGFPDFGEDEIVSVPDAKYTKGEFEVVMRLIRILPDGHRMKREVDIALDSVSETMTPMHHHLREIIICTYRQMKSCTKEQEHRSLMLKSLQYLERYIYLILYNTYLHLEKKNSLQRSFSTWMQQVAARAGVYDLLNQLTFSEFENLKDSTFSRLRSRWREQTNWNLPFRGKMI; this is encoded by the exons GGCTCCTACTTCATGGTGTTAGACGTGTTCAGTAAAGCAGATGTTCTCAACACCACTGTGACGTGCGGCGCTCCGAACTTCCGGCAGGTCAGAGAAGGTTACCCAGTATTCGGAATGGGTCAGCCCAGCCTGGGGGGTTTCAAACAGGTCCTGTACACGCTGCAGAGTCGAGGGCATGAG GAGGTGATAGTTTTCTGTGTAAGGGAGGAGCCGGTGgtgttcctgtgtgtggagGATGACTTTGTTCCGTACACTCCAAGGAAAAAAGAGAACCTGCATGAAAACCTTCAGGGTCTGAGTAAGAACATTCATGTGGAGAACCTCGAACTTAACATCAGGAAAGAG CTGCATGACTTTGCCCGGCTGAATGAGAACACCTTCTACGTCTACAACAACGTAGAGCATTTTAAGGATGAACCTCAGAGGATCCTCATCACCTGTGAAGAGGACATTCACGTCACTGAAGAGGTCTACAAGAGACCTATTTTCACCCTGCCGTCTTACAg GTATCACCGCCTGCCCCTGCCAGTAGAGGGCGCCCCATTGGAGGAGCAGTTTGACGCCTTTGTGAACGTGTTAAAG GAGACTCCGAGTCTGTGTGTGAACGTGGGCGGAGCCTGTCCTCCCCCCGCCCTGCTGTTCAGCTGTCAGGTCGGTGTGGGTCGTACCAACGTGGCCATGATCCTGGGGACTCTGGTGGTGCAGAGAGTGATGGGAGATACAGAATCCtcaccatctacacacacact TGATGAGGAAAAATCAAACCCTGAGGCGAAAGTTCACTTCCGGGTCATCGATGCTCTCATCAGAAAGCTGCCTAAAGGTCAACAAGTTGTAgatgag gtggaTCGAGCTGTAAGTCTTTGTTCTGAAATGCACAACATTAAAGATGCTATTCATGAGAACAAGAAGAAGCTGGAGGCCATCGCAGAGGATTATCAAACCCAG ggaaacAGTACAAAGCTGTACTTCCTACAAAGACTGATTCAGAGTTTGGAACTTTATTTCTACCTGATCCTCTTCAACGCCTACCTGCAtgaacag TATCCACTTGCTTTTTCTCGGAGTTTCAGCCAGTGGCTCTGTGCGAATGCCTGGGTGTACCGCCTCCTGTCCTGCCTCAACCAATCAGAGCTCAGCGCACCTGCTGACCTCATCACAAAAGGAGCCAGAGTCCTG GTGGCTGATGAATTCTTGGCTCCAGATGTTCTCCTCACTGTAAAGGAAATGAAGGTGGCAAATTTCAGACGAGTGTCTAAAATGCCCATCTACGGAATGGCACAACCTACAGCCGAG GCGGTGGGTGTGGTCCTGTCTTACCTGGCAGATGAGAGGAGGCGGTATTCTGTGGTgctttgggtgtgtgtgcaggatGAGCTGGTGTTGGAGTGTAACGGTCAGATCTTCTGCCCCAGAGAGCCGACATGTCCTGAGCAAAACATCTCGGTGTACAGGGCATCAGCTCAGGAGATAGAG gagctggAGTGTTCCCTGAAGGAGGAGGTGTTAGGTTCTCAGAAGTGGTTGGAGGTGATTCTGGAGAAGGAAAAGCAGATGAAGATGTTTAAAGGCTGCAGGACTTTACAGGAGATCTTcagcacacacaagcagactCATGAAGGCCTGCAGTACACACGCATCCCTCTGCCTGAGTGTGCAGCACCTAGAgaggag gactTTGACAGACTGCTGGAtgtgatgaagagtgtgttagCTGAAGACTCTCATGCTGCGTTTGTGTTTAATTGTTCAAGCGGCGGTGGCAGGAGCACCACAGCCATGACCATCGCCACACTCACACTGTGGCACTTTAAT ggctTCCCTGACTTTGGGGAGGATGAAATTGTCAGTGTTCCTGATGCTAAATACACCAAGGGGGAGTTTGAG gtggtgaTGCGTTTGATCAGAATCCTCCCTGATGGTCACAGGATGAAGAGAGAGGTTGATATTGCACTGGATTCAGTAAGTGAGACGATGACGCCTATGCACCATCACCTGAGGGAGATCATCATCTGCACATACAGACAG atgaagaGCTGTACAAAGGAACAGGAGCACAGGTCTCTGATGTTGAAGAGTCTGCAGTATCTGGAGCGTTATATTTACCTGATACTCTACAACACCTACCTGCACCTGGAGAAGAAGAACTCACTCCAGCGCTCCTTCTCTACATGGATGcaacag gtagcAGCTCGAGCAGGAGTGTATGACCTCCTGAACCAGCTGACGTTCTCTGAGTTTGAGAACCTAAAAGACTCGACGTTTTCTCGTCTTCGCTCCCGATGGAGAGAACAGACCAACTGGAACCTTCCATTTAGGGGGAAGATGATCTGA
- the pald1a gene encoding paladin isoform X2, translated as MVLDVFSKADVLNTTVTCGAPNFRQVREGYPVFGMGQPSLGGFKQVLYTLQSRGHEEVIVFCVREEPVVFLCVEDDFVPYTPRKKENLHENLQGLSKNIHVENLELNIRKELHDFARLNENTFYVYNNVEHFKDEPQRILITCEEDIHVTEEVYKRPIFTLPSYRYHRLPLPVEGAPLEEQFDAFVNVLKETPSLCVNVGGACPPPALLFSCQVGVGRTNVAMILGTLVVQRVMGDTESSPSTHTLDEEKSNPEAKVHFRVIDALIRKLPKGQQVVDEVDRAVSLCSEMHNIKDAIHENKKKLEAIAEDYQTQGNSTKLYFLQRLIQSLELYFYLILFNAYLHEQYPLAFSRSFSQWLCANAWVYRLLSCLNQSELSAPADLITKGARVLVADEFLAPDVLLTVKEMKVANFRRVSKMPIYGMAQPTAEAVGVVLSYLADERRRYSVVLWVCVQDELVLECNGQIFCPREPTCPEQNISVYRASAQEIEELECSLKEEVLGSQKWLEVILEKEKQMKMFKGCRTLQEIFSTHKQTHEGLQYTRIPLPECAAPREEDFDRLLDVMKSVLAEDSHAAFVFNCSSGGGRSTTAMTIATLTLWHFNGFPDFGEDEIVSVPDAKYTKGEFEVVMRLIRILPDGHRMKREVDIALDSVSETMTPMHHHLREIIICTYRQMKSCTKEQEHRSLMLKSLQYLERYIYLILYNTYLHLEKKNSLQRSFSTWMQQVAARAGVYDLLNQLTFSEFENLKDSTFSRLRSRWREQTNWNLPFRGKMI; from the exons ATGGTGTTAGACGTGTTCAGTAAAGCAGATGTTCTCAACACCACTGTGACGTGCGGCGCTCCGAACTTCCGGCAGGTCAGAGAAGGTTACCCAGTATTCGGAATGGGTCAGCCCAGCCTGGGGGGTTTCAAACAGGTCCTGTACACGCTGCAGAGTCGAGGGCATGAG GAGGTGATAGTTTTCTGTGTAAGGGAGGAGCCGGTGgtgttcctgtgtgtggagGATGACTTTGTTCCGTACACTCCAAGGAAAAAAGAGAACCTGCATGAAAACCTTCAGGGTCTGAGTAAGAACATTCATGTGGAGAACCTCGAACTTAACATCAGGAAAGAG CTGCATGACTTTGCCCGGCTGAATGAGAACACCTTCTACGTCTACAACAACGTAGAGCATTTTAAGGATGAACCTCAGAGGATCCTCATCACCTGTGAAGAGGACATTCACGTCACTGAAGAGGTCTACAAGAGACCTATTTTCACCCTGCCGTCTTACAg GTATCACCGCCTGCCCCTGCCAGTAGAGGGCGCCCCATTGGAGGAGCAGTTTGACGCCTTTGTGAACGTGTTAAAG GAGACTCCGAGTCTGTGTGTGAACGTGGGCGGAGCCTGTCCTCCCCCCGCCCTGCTGTTCAGCTGTCAGGTCGGTGTGGGTCGTACCAACGTGGCCATGATCCTGGGGACTCTGGTGGTGCAGAGAGTGATGGGAGATACAGAATCCtcaccatctacacacacact TGATGAGGAAAAATCAAACCCTGAGGCGAAAGTTCACTTCCGGGTCATCGATGCTCTCATCAGAAAGCTGCCTAAAGGTCAACAAGTTGTAgatgag gtggaTCGAGCTGTAAGTCTTTGTTCTGAAATGCACAACATTAAAGATGCTATTCATGAGAACAAGAAGAAGCTGGAGGCCATCGCAGAGGATTATCAAACCCAG ggaaacAGTACAAAGCTGTACTTCCTACAAAGACTGATTCAGAGTTTGGAACTTTATTTCTACCTGATCCTCTTCAACGCCTACCTGCAtgaacag TATCCACTTGCTTTTTCTCGGAGTTTCAGCCAGTGGCTCTGTGCGAATGCCTGGGTGTACCGCCTCCTGTCCTGCCTCAACCAATCAGAGCTCAGCGCACCTGCTGACCTCATCACAAAAGGAGCCAGAGTCCTG GTGGCTGATGAATTCTTGGCTCCAGATGTTCTCCTCACTGTAAAGGAAATGAAGGTGGCAAATTTCAGACGAGTGTCTAAAATGCCCATCTACGGAATGGCACAACCTACAGCCGAG GCGGTGGGTGTGGTCCTGTCTTACCTGGCAGATGAGAGGAGGCGGTATTCTGTGGTgctttgggtgtgtgtgcaggatGAGCTGGTGTTGGAGTGTAACGGTCAGATCTTCTGCCCCAGAGAGCCGACATGTCCTGAGCAAAACATCTCGGTGTACAGGGCATCAGCTCAGGAGATAGAG gagctggAGTGTTCCCTGAAGGAGGAGGTGTTAGGTTCTCAGAAGTGGTTGGAGGTGATTCTGGAGAAGGAAAAGCAGATGAAGATGTTTAAAGGCTGCAGGACTTTACAGGAGATCTTcagcacacacaagcagactCATGAAGGCCTGCAGTACACACGCATCCCTCTGCCTGAGTGTGCAGCACCTAGAgaggag gactTTGACAGACTGCTGGAtgtgatgaagagtgtgttagCTGAAGACTCTCATGCTGCGTTTGTGTTTAATTGTTCAAGCGGCGGTGGCAGGAGCACCACAGCCATGACCATCGCCACACTCACACTGTGGCACTTTAAT ggctTCCCTGACTTTGGGGAGGATGAAATTGTCAGTGTTCCTGATGCTAAATACACCAAGGGGGAGTTTGAG gtggtgaTGCGTTTGATCAGAATCCTCCCTGATGGTCACAGGATGAAGAGAGAGGTTGATATTGCACTGGATTCAGTAAGTGAGACGATGACGCCTATGCACCATCACCTGAGGGAGATCATCATCTGCACATACAGACAG atgaagaGCTGTACAAAGGAACAGGAGCACAGGTCTCTGATGTTGAAGAGTCTGCAGTATCTGGAGCGTTATATTTACCTGATACTCTACAACACCTACCTGCACCTGGAGAAGAAGAACTCACTCCAGCGCTCCTTCTCTACATGGATGcaacag gtagcAGCTCGAGCAGGAGTGTATGACCTCCTGAACCAGCTGACGTTCTCTGAGTTTGAGAACCTAAAAGACTCGACGTTTTCTCGTCTTCGCTCCCGATGGAGAGAACAGACCAACTGGAACCTTCCATTTAGGGGGAAGATGATCTGA